One window of Mobula birostris isolate sMobBir1 chromosome 16, sMobBir1.hap1, whole genome shotgun sequence genomic DNA carries:
- the rps23 gene encoding small ribosomal subunit protein uS12: MGKCRGLRTARKLRNLRRDQKWHDKQYKKAHLGTALKANPFGGASHAKGIVLEKVGVEAKQPNSAIRKCVRVQLIKNGKKITAFVPNDGCLNFIEENDEVLVAGFGRKGHAVGDIPGVRFKVVKVANVSLLALYKGKKERPRS; this comes from the exons ATGG GTAAGTGCCGTGGTCTACGTACAGCTAGAAAGTTGCGTAACCTTCGTCGTGATCAGAAATGGCATGACAAGCAGTACAAGAAAGCCCACTTGGGCACAGCTTTAAAGGCCAACCCATTTGGAGGTGCATCCCATGCTAAAGGAATAGTCTTGGAAAAAGT TGGCGTTGAGGCCAAGCAGCCCAATTCTGCTATCAGAAAGTGTGTCCGAGTACAACTTATTAAGAATGGCAAGAAAATTACAGCTTTTGTTCCAAATGATGGTTGCTTGAATTTCATAGAG GAAAACGATGAAGTTCTGGTTGCTGGTTTTGGTCGTAAGGGGCACGCAGTTGGTGATATTCCTGGTGTCCGCTTCAAGGTGGTTAAAGTAGCCAATGTATCTTTGTTGGCTCTGTACAAAGGCAAGAAGGAGAGACCAAGATCCTAA